The proteins below are encoded in one region of Triticum aestivum cultivar Chinese Spring chromosome 1B, IWGSC CS RefSeq v2.1, whole genome shotgun sequence:
- the LOC123099479 gene encoding F-box protein At5g07610, producing MPPGGGEGEGEHGSTVQSHPPATVRGDEDAPPHSTPPLPVIVHVASEEKKQNLEPVPNLPEGALVEILSRVPYKSLCRFKCVSKPWLALCSAPDIRKRSPQTLSGFFYYQAGRLCFRNLYGRGPPLVDPSLPFLRESYCHIFVKHVCGGLLLCICSNNLRDESYYVVCNPATEEWTVLPPVGFPGRDPIAFLGFDPAIPSRFVVFAPKNQMVGTMNDYRQSGNLLDRNWTVDSCAK from the exons ATGCCGCCAGGAGGTGGAGAAGGAGAAGGCGAGCATGGCAGCACGGTGCAGAGCCATCCACCGGCGACCGTCCGCGGCGACGAGGACGCCCCGCCCCATTCTACGCCGCCGCTCCCCGTCATTGTCCATGTAGCTTCCGAG GAGAAGAAGCAGAATCTGGAGCCCGTGCCGAACCTTCCCGAGGGCGCCCTCGTCGAGATCCTTTCACGAGTGCCCTACAAGTCGCTCTGTCGCTTCAAGTGCGTGTCCAAGCCGTGGCTTGCTCTCTGCTCAGCCCCTGACATCCGCAAGAGGTCGCCACAGACCCTCTCTGGCTTCTTCTACTACCAAGCCGGACGCCTTTGTTTCCGCAATTTGTATGGGAGAGGTCCGCCTCTGGTCGACCCATCTCTCCCTTTCTTGCGCGAAAGCTACTGCCACATTTTTGTCAAACACGTCTGCGGGGGCCTTCTCCTCTGCATCTGCTCGAATAATCTGCGAGACGAGTCCTATTATGTTGTCTGCAATCCTGCTACCGAAGAGTGGACTGTGCTGCCTCCTGTCGGATTTCCAGGTCGCGATCCGATCGCTTTCCTAGGTTTTGACCCTGCTATTCCATCCCGTTTTGTGGTGTTTGCCCCCAAGAACCAGATGGTTGGTACTATGAACGATTACAGACAAAGTGGCAATCTACTCGACAGAAACTGGACGGTGGACTCATGTGCAAAGTAA